From the Kwoniella pini CBS 10737 chromosome 8, complete sequence genome, one window contains:
- a CDS encoding transketolase has product MSPIATQAINSSHGSELSKDPHVLANVSSPDTEKLVINTIRCLGADLCQQYKGGHPGTVMGAAAIATALWKYSMRYNPANPDWVNRDRFVLSAGHACLLQYILLHLSGYSTWTLDQIKKYHAPTMDGIAAGHPEIEFPGVELTTGLLGQGIANAVGLAIANKNMAATYNKDGFPIVDNKVWCFTGDGCLQEGIGQEAISMAGHWGLDNLILVYDNNSVTVDGSIDICFTDDTSAKLKSMGWYVLEVDDGSNDLAAIVEVFDQARSSVGKPTFINIKTVIGIGSANQGSGKVHGAALGEDDVRNVKSALGFNPDEKFFVPQSVYDYFKETKIRGQQYEEQWNQLVENYRRSYPKESAELQRRLKGELIEGWEGKLPAKGSLPKDPKATRQTSGMFLKSIIPEDNSFLVGSADLCESTFVNWDNMVEFQNPKSGYGDYSGRQVRYGIREHAMVGVANGVAAWHKGSFVPIMSSYFIFWLYAAPSLRMAALMKLRFIAIATHDSIGVGEDGPTHQPVAFPTFLRALPNFNYVRPADAEEVAGAWILALKDEDSPSLFSLTRQPVPLLEGTDRKKVQYGAYVVHGDAGEIPDLTLIATGSEVARAIDTAKILKDYKVRVVSMPHMGRFDKQPAEYRRSIIPSTKCLVVAIEPYCSFGWAKYAHAGAHMTGFGHSAPYSVLFEHFGFGPQNLADKISTWAQTRKRSQGWDLPGVGEFEELLLHQNTAH; this is encoded by the exons ATGTCTCCTATAGCTACACAAGCAATAAACTCCTCACACGGCAGCGAACTCAGTAAAGATCCTCATGTATTGGCTAATGTCTCTTCACCTGATACCGAGAAGCTGGTGATCAACACAATAAGATGCCTCGGTGCGGATCTGTGCCAACAA TACAAGGGTGGTCATCCTGGTACGGTAATGGGTGCAGCAGCAATCGCTACTGCTTTATGGAAATACAGTATGAGGTATAATCCTGCCAACCCAGACTGGGTCAATAGAGATC GATTTGTACTTTCTGCTGGTCATGCCTGTCTTCTCCAGTACatccttctccatctttccGGATACTCTACATGGACACTAGATCAAATTAAGAAGTATCATGCACCCACTATGGATGGTATCGCAGCTGGACACCCTGAAATCGAATTTCCAGGTGTTGAATTGACTACTGGCTTATTGGGTCAAGGTATTGCCAACGCCGTCGGTTTAGCTATTGCGAATAAGAATATGGCTGCTACTTACAACAAAGACGGCTTCCCGATCGTAGATAACAAAGTATGGTGTTTTACTGGGGACGGTTGTTTGCAAGAAGGTATAGGACAGGAAG CTATATCGATGGCTGGTCACTGGGGGTTGGACAACTTGATATTAGTTTATGATAATAACTCGGTCACAGTTGACggatcaattgatatttgtttCACTGATGACACTTCGGCAAAGCTCAAAAGTATGGGATGGTATGTTTTAGAAGTGGATGACGGATCAAATGACTTAGCAGCTATAGTAGAAGTCTTTGACCAAGCCAGATCTTCCGTTGGTAAACCAActttcatcaacatcaaaacGGTCATCGGTATCGGATCAGCAAATCAAGGTAGTGGAAAAGTTCATGGAGCAGCATTAGGGGAAGACGACGTCAGAAACGTCAAGTCAGCTCTTGGTTTCAACCCAGATGAAAAGTTCTTTGTTCCTCAATCCGTGTACGATTACTTCAAGGAGACTAAAATTCGAGGTCAACAGTATGAAGAGCAGTGGAATCAGCTTGTTGAGAATTATCGACGATCGTACCCTAAAGAGAGTGCAGAATTGCAACGTCGATTGAAGGGCGAATTAATAGAAGGATGGGAAGGAAAATTACCTGCAAAAGGATCATTACCTAAAGATCCTAAGGCTACAAGGCAGACCAGCGGTATGTTtctcaaatcaatcataccTGAGGACAATTCCTTCTTGGTTGGAAGCGCAGATTTATGTGAATCTACTTTCGTCAATTGGGATAATATGGTCGAATTCCAAAATCCCAAATCGGGCTACGGCGATTATTCGGGTCGTCAAGTCAGATATGGTATAAGAGAACACGCGATGGTCGGTGTCGCAAACGGTGTGGCTGCATGGCACAAGGGGTCTTTCGTACC GATCATGTCGAGttacttcatcttctggCTGTACGCCGCTCCCTCTCTACGTATGGCAGCTTTAATGAAGCTACGATTCATCGCCATCGCCACTCACGATTCCATTGGTGTTGGAGAGGATGGACCCACTCATCAACCCGTGGCTTTCCCTACTTTCCTTCGAGCATTGccaaatttcaattacgTGCGGCCTGCCGATGCGGAAGAAGTAGCGGGAGCTTGGATACTAGCACTGAAGGACGAAGATTCTCCTAGTCTGTTCTCTCTTACTCGGCAACCAGTACCTCTGCTCGAAGGAACAGATCGGAAGAAAGTGCAATATGGTGCTTATGTTGTACATGGTGACGCCGGCGAGATTCCAGACTTGACCCTTATCGCTACCGGATCCGAAGTCGCTCGAGCGATCGACACTGCCAAGATTCTTAAAGATTATAAAGTCAGAGTTGTATCTATGCCTCATATGGGTAGATTCGACAAACAGCCGGCTGAATACAGAAGATCGATTATCCCATCAACAAAATGCTTAGTCGTCGCTATTGAACCTTACTGCTCATTCGGTTGGGCGAAATATGCTCATGCAGGTGCTCACATGACTGGATTTGGTCATTCTGCTCCTTATAGCGTTCTTTTTGAACACTTCGGATTTGGTCCTCAGAATCTAGCTGACAAGATATCCACTTGGGCTCAGACTCGAAAAAGAAGTCAAGGATGGGATCTTCCCGGTGTAGGGGAGTTTGAGGAACTTCTGCTGCACCAAAATACCGCACACTAA
- a CDS encoding potassium uptake protein: MTAQDPCESPDRRIKFDENASRYELAALSLTQTNHSDGFVNIRSRYGSRRPSTAIYPTDNEDEDPNLRNAGDFRQPQAFSGWSLMKLSFQSLGVIYGDIGTSPLYVFSSTFVEPPTKQDLVGVLSLVLWALILMVTTKYVLIVLYADNDGEGGTFSTYSLLSRYMNITNRDPREASLVQMKRFATGDLESPGRNLRRGIEASKFIRTVLKVIGVFAVTMVLADGLLTPAQSVLGAIQGIQVAAPSISKSTIIGVTDAILIILFLIQPFGISKLSVVFAPIIALWLGFNAAFGIYNLVKYDATVFKAFYPYYAFDYLIRHKEQGWRHLGGVLLAFTGVEALFADLGAFSRRAIQVSWLGYVFPCLLITYSGQAAFISEHPEAYSNPFFNAAPPGTLYPALVVAILAAIVASQAIITASFQLLAQVMKLSYFPQFKIVHTSKVHHGQLYIPMANWLLMIGTVLVASIYNNTTSLGNAYGVCVMFVTFFDTLMVSLVAVFVWRIRPVLVVLPWLFFAAVDGTFLSSALTKVPDGAWFTLTLAAVLACVFLLWRFGKEQQWRSEAEDRYPTSHFVTRMQDGNLRLSDFYQSTPLTQISGLGIFFDKAGETTPTVFSQFITKLTCFPEVMVFFHLRPLDRPTVSAEERYTVSRLAIPNCYRVVARYGFNDEVISLDLGMVICDQVRRFIASEVSKREATIGDQTITGANMVNGHMDNTVPDDIILLDQAFQRKVLFITGKGQMKIRQQTNWARAGLLWAFLWIRDNTRNRIANLRLPPSGIVEVGFLREIS, translated from the exons ATGACGGCTCAAGACCCTTGTGAAAGTCCGGACAGGAGGATCAAATTTGACGAGAATGCAAGCCGATATGAGCTAGCTGCTTTATCTCTTACGCAAACGAACCACAGTGACGGCTTTGTGAACATTCGTTCAAGATATGGGTCAAGAAGGCCGTCGACCGCTATCTATCCTACAGACaacgaagatgaggatCCAAATCTTCGGAATGCAGGAGATTTCCGGCAACCTCAA GCATTCTCTGGATGGTCTTTGATGAAACTATCCTTCCAGTCGCTGGGAGTCATATATGGGGATATTGGAACCAGTCCCCTCTATGTGTTCTCATCAACGTTCGTGGAACCTCCAACCAAGCAGGATCTTGTAGGGGTCCTGTCATTGGTGTTATGGGCGTTGATCCTTATGGTTACTACCAAATACGTCCTTATAGTTCTTTATGCGGATAATGATGGGGAAGGCGGAACGTTCAGCACGTACTCGCTACTATCCCGTTAT ATGAACATCACCAACAGAGACCCTCGAGAAGCATCACTCgttcagatgaagagattCGCAACCGGAGATCTCGAAAGCCCTGGTAGAAATTTACGACGTGGTATCGAGGCGAGCAAGTTCATCAGAACTGTCCTAAAGGTGATCGGCGTATTCGCAGTCACAATGGTGCTGGCAGATGGTCTCCTCACCCCCGCTCAATCGGTATTGGGCGCCATACAAGGGATCCAGGTAGCTGCGCCGTCCATCAGCAAAAGCACCATAATCGGAGTCACGGACGCGATCTTAATCATTCTCTTCCTTATTCAGCCATTCGGGATCTCGAAGCTATCTGTGGTCTTCGCGCCCATAATCGCGCTGTGGCTCGGTTTCAATGCTGCATTTGGCATTTACAACCTCGTCAAGTACGATGCGACCGTGTTCAAGGCCTTTTATCCTTACTACGCTTTCGACTACCTCATCAGACATAAAGAACAAGGCTGGAGACACCTTGGTGGCGTGCTGCTTGCTTTTACTGGTGTAGAAGCTTTATTCGCCGACCTAGGAGCTTTTAGCAGGCGAGCGATCCAAGTCAGCTGGCTCGGTTACGTCTTTCCTTGTCTGCTCATCACTTATTCCGGTCAAGCCGCTTTCATCAGCGAACATCCCGAAGCGTACTCCAATCCTTTCTTTAACGCTGCACCTCCTGGAACACTCTATCCAGCACTTGTGGTGGCTATCTTAGCGGCCATCGTAGCATCCCAAGCAATCATTACCGCTAGCTTCCAGCTACTTGCTCAGGTCATGAAATTGTCCTACTTCCCGCAGTTCAAGATCGTTCATACTTCCAAAGTTCACCACGGCCAATTGTACATTCCGATGGCGAACTGGCTCCTGATGATTGGCACCGTCTTGGTCGCTTCAATATACAATAACACGACCAGCTTAGGTAACGCATACGGGGTCTGCGTTATGTTCGTTACCTTCTTCGACACGTTGATGGTATCGCTCGTCGCAGTCTTCGTTTGGAGGATCAGACCAGTCTTGGTCGTTCTGCCATGGCTGTTTTTCGCTGCTGTTGACGGCACTTTCTTATCTTCCGCTCTCACCAAAGTACCGGACGGCGCTTGGTTTACCTTGACACTGGCTGCCGTACTTGCTTGTGTTTTCTTGCTGTGGAGATTCGGGAAAGAACAACAATGGCGTTCTGAGGCAGAAGATCGGTATCCGACTTCTCACTTCGTCACTAGAATGCAAGACGGAAATTTACGGTTATCCGACTTTTATCAAAGCACTCCTCTCACCCAAATCAGCGGACTCGGGATCTTCTTCGACAAGGCTGGCGAGACGACACCTACAGTATTTAGTCAATTCATAACCAAGCTCACTTGTTTTCCCGAGGTGATGGtcttcttccacctccGACCTCTAGACAGACCGACTGTATCTGCGGAAGAGCGCTACACTGTGTCGAGACTGGCCATACCTAATTGCTACAGAGTCGTGGCTCGGTATGGTTTTAACGACGAAGTCATCAGTCTTGACCTTGGAATGGTCATATGCGATCAAGTCAGAAGATTCATTGCCAGCGAAGTTAGTAAACGAGAGGCTACCATCGGAGATCAGACCATCACTGGAGCAAATATGGTGAACGGGCACATGGACAATACAGTACCCGATGATATCATCCTCTTGGATCAAGCATTTCAACGCAAAGTCCTCTTCATTACGGGCAAGGGACAGATGAAAATCCGACAACAAACTAACTGGGCCCGAGCCGGGCTGCTCTGGGCATTTCTTTGGATCCGGGATAACACCAGAAATCGTATAGCAAATCTTCGTTTACCGCCCAGTGGGATCGTTGAAGTGGGATTTCTCAGAGAAATTTCATGA